The DNA sequence TATCATACAACTTGCATCAGGACAAAATGTTACCGATTTACAATTTGGAAATACACAGGATGATAAAGTACAGCTTGGTTCTATTTGTGGAACTAAATTCTATGATAAAAATCGTGATGGAAGAAGAGTGACCGGTGAATTAGGAATTGCTAACTGGACTATCTATCTCGATGGTCCGATGAATTTAACCGCAGTTACTGATGAAAATGGTAACTTCTGTTTTTATGGATTGATTCCAGGTACATACACAGTGAGAGAAAAGAACGAAAGTGGATGGAGACAAACAAAACCTTCTTCAATTAAATATACTTTGGAAGTTGGTAATGGCAATAATTTGACCGGGATTGATTTCGGAAATTTTGAAGATCCAACTGTTATACTTGGCTCAATCTGTGGAATTAAATTTAATGATTTAAATGGAGATGGAAAAAAGCAGGATAATGAACCAGCAATTCCAAATTGGACTATCACTTTATCCGGAACAATGAATCTAACTACACGAACTGATGCAAGAGGCAAATTCTGTTTTGATAACTTAACCTTAGGGCGATACACTTTATCAGAAGAGCATAAAGATAAATGGAGACAGACAGCGCCTTCAACTGGCAGTTTTACTATCGAACTCTCTGAAGATAATAGTAAGCCTGATACATTTTATTTTGGTAATAAAGAAGATATAGGAATACGTAATGGTTCAATCTGCGGAATGAAATATTTAGATAGAAATGGCGATGGCAGAAAAGATCCAGCTGAACCCGGAATAGCTGATTGGCAAATTAATATTAGCGGTCCAGTTGATAGAAGTATTAACACTAATAAAGAAGGCAAATATTGCTTTGAAAATCTGCCTCCAGGAACATACATTATTAAAGAAGAACCTCGATTAGATTGGATACAAAAGGAACCAGTTTCTCCAAATTCTTATACAGTAGTACTCTCATCCGGTCAGAATCTTGATGGTTATTACTTTGGTAATAAATATGAACCAAAAACAGGTTGTATTACACCGCCAAGCAATATGGTTGCGTGGTGGAGTTTCGATTTTTCTTCGAAAGATTCTCCGCAGGATTTAGCTGGATATAACAACTTTGGTACAAAGATGAATGGACCTATAGCAGTTGCTGGAAAAGTTCTGGGTGCATTACAATTTGATGGTATTGATGATTACATTGAAGTTAAAGATCATTCAGAACTGAACTTTGGAACGGGTGATTTTTCTTTTGATGCCTGGATTAAAACCGATGCTAAAACTGGAGTAGAAGTTTTAGTTGATAAAAGAAAAGCATATAACACAGGTTATTCATTTTTCCTTAATGATGGATACCTTAGCTTGCAATTAGCAGATGGTTCAGGATTTTCTGGTTACACAAACTATGCTTCACCGGTTTTTGTTGCTGATGGTAACTGGCACCATATTGCTATAACAGTTTCAAGAAATAACAGGCAGGGAATACTATTTTATCTTGATGGTGTATCAACCCAATTTGGAGATCCTACAACAAATCCAGCCACACTCACAAATACAGATAATTTAAGGATTGGAAGAAATTCTTCAGCTGGAAGTAACGATCCAATCGGTACATTCAAAGGAATACTTGACGAAATAGAATTGTTCAATCGAGTATTAACATCTCAAGAAGTGCAGGCAATTTATAATGCCGGTAGTGCTGGAAAATGTAAACCAAATAGTAGTGGAGGTACTGTTTCTGGAACACTTTGGTACGACATTAATCACAATGGAGTTATGGATCCAAACGAGGTTGGTTTAGAAAAATGGCCTGTATTGTTGAATGGACCAACAATTGTGCAAACAGAAACAGATCTTAATGGAAACTTCGAGTTTACTGGTTGCCAGCCGGGTGATTACACTCTTTCGGTGGCATCTTATAATAATTGGTCTTGTACTTATCCTTTTGGCGGAAGACATTCTATTAAATTAGGAGAAGCACAAACCATTGATGGACTCAATTTTGGATTTGCTGATGATCCATGTACTGATGGACAAAAAACCTGGTCGCCGCTTGGTAGTGGTGTAAATGGATTTGTTTATGCATTAGCAGCGGATGGTAACAATTTATTTGTAGGTGGTTCATTCACTATAGCTGGTGGTGTAAATGTTAATAATCTTGCAATGTGGAATGGATCAAGTTGGTCTGATATTGGCGGTGGTGTAAATGGTCCAGTATATGCACTAAAAGTTGTTGGAAATAAACTTTATGTGGGTGGGTCATTTACATTGGCCGGTAATGTTAGTGCAAAAAATATTGCTATGTGGGATGGATCAAACTGGAATGCACTTGGTGATGGTACGAATGGTACTGTAAGAGCACTGGAAGTAATAGGTTTGGATCTATATGTTGGTGGTATTTTCTCAACTGCTGGTATAGTAAATGCAAATTGTATTGCCAAATGGGATATTACAAGTTCTTTCTGGATGGCTCTTGGTGCTGGTGTAGATCCAGAGTTTGGATTTGGATCTGGTGTGTATGCACTGATAAAAAATGGTAGTGAACTTTTTGTTGGTGGCCTCTTTTCTGGAACCGGCGGAGCAAGTGGTGCAAGGCATTTAGTAAAATTGAATAGTACCAACTCCAGTTGGTCACCGATTGGTACTGGTCTTGATCCTGGTATGGGCAATGGAACAGTCTATACACTTTCAATTTTAAATGGCGAGCTATATGCCGGAGGTAGCTTCACCGTATCTGGAAGCTGGAATAGTTATGTTAATTACATAACTAAATGGGATAATGTAAACTCAAATTGGACATCGCTCGGTTCAGGAATGAACTTAGGGTATGTTCACGCACTTAAAGTTGATGGACAAAATATTTATGCTGGCGGCTCATTTCTTTCTGCAAATGGTGTTAGTGTGAATGGAATTGCCTATTGGGAAGGAACAAACTGGGTTGCGTTGGGTACTGGTGTAAGTGGAAATAATTATACAGGGGTATTTGCAATTGAACTTATGAATGATGGTCTTTATGTCGGTGGACGATTCTCTTCAGCTGGAAATATTAATGCAAACAATATCGCGAAGTACTCGTGCAGTAATATTCCTACTTCGGTGGATGATAAAAAGGAAATTATTTTACCTCAGAAGTATTCGTTGCAACAGAATTATCCAAATCCATTTAATCCAAGTACAACTATTAGATATGATTTGATAAAAGCTGGTTTTGTGAAAATATCGGTTTATGATATTCTTGGAAGAGAAGTAAGAATACTGGTTAATGAAGTAAAAGCTCCAGGTAGTTATAATGTTACTTTTGATGCGAAAGGTTTAGCAAGTGGAGTATATTTTTATTCAATCAGAACTTCAGAATTTAATCAGGTCAAAAAAATGATATTGATTAAATAAGAAAAATCTTCCGGTTAGTTTATAAAGGTTACAATAAAACAGGAAGTAACAAAAAAACTAACCGGAAGAAATATATACAACAAACAGAGTTTATATTGTTCTTTAGAAAACAACTGAGCAAATAATATCACAACAAGAGTTTGAATTGTCTCTCAGCAAAAAATAAAATTAAAGAAATTAATTTAGAAATTGTTACTTTGCTAAAACATGAATATAAAGGTTTTTAATTCAATGACTGTTAACACAGGTTGAGAATGTTTTCAAGTTTTCTTTGTGCATTTAACTTAATTGAATACTTTTGAATGTGACAATAATAATGTAGTTTAGATAATAAATTGAATTTACAAATGTATATGATATTGTAGAAGTTATTGATAATAAAATTTTGATTCTTGCTGATAGTTTATAATAATAGATGAAATAGATTTTAAAAAAACTTATCAAAGATCAAAAGAAAGATTTTATAACAATAAAGAGGAAGAGATATTTTAAGAGTTAAAAATTGTTAAAAGAAAAATAGACAGGGATAAAATTGTTTATGTATCTAAATTATGAATAAAAAAAATGTCAGTCTTTAATAAACCACATTTAGTGGAAATGTTCAGACTGACATTTTTAATTTACTTTGTAGCTTCAGCAAATCTTTTTGCAACTGCATCCCAGTTAACAACATTCCACCAGTTTGCAATATATTCAGGTCTTCTGTTTTGATACAATAAGTAGTATGCATGTTCCCAAACATCAAGTCCCATCACTGGAAATCCTTTTACTTCGGCAACATCCATTAAAGGATTATCTTGATTTGGAGTTGATGTTACAACAAGTTTACCATCACTTAGTACAAGCCATGCCCATCCAGAACCAAATCTTGTAGCAGCAGCATTATTAAATATTTCTTTGAATTTTTCAAATGAACCAAAAGTACCATTTATAGCATCGGCAAGAGCACCAGTTGGTTCTCCTCCTTTATTTGGTCCCATAATTTCCCAGAACATTGTATGATTGTAGTGACCACCGCCGTTATTACGAACTGCTACTGGAAGTTTAGAAACATTCTTAAAAAGTTCTTCAAGTGTCTTCCCTTCCAGATCAGTTCCTTCAATGGCTTTATTTAAATTAGTAACGTAAGCACCATGATGTTTATCGTGATGTATTTCCATTGTTCTTGCATCTATATATGGTTCAAGGGCATTAAATGCATATGGTAAAGCAGGTAATTCGAATTTGCTCATTTTTTGATTACTCCTATTTTTATTTTTTTGTTGATTAATTATTGTAAAATTATTTATACTTAATCCAGCTGTAATAATTCCTAAAGCATTTAAAAACTTTCTTCTATTCATTATCATACACCAAAAGATTCACCACATCCACATGTTTTTTTAGCATTGGGATTGTTGAAGACAAATCCTCTTCCATTTAATCCATCACTAAAGTCAATGACTGTTCCAGTCAAATAAAAAAGACTCTTTCCATCCACAAGAATTTTCAATCCATTTTTCTCGATTATTGTATCGCCAGGTTTTTCACTATCATCAAAACCAAGCTGATATGTAAAACCAGAACAACCTCCACCTTTAACACTAACTCTTAATCCATAATTATCTGGAATATTGTTCTCTTCTTTTATTTTTAATAATTGCTTAATTGCTTTTTCTGTTAAATCTATTTCTGTTGCAAGATTTATTTGTTCATTCATTTTGAATCCTTTCTTCTTTTAAGCTTTCTGCATTATTAACATTATTATTTAGAAAAAAATTCACTTTCCATGCATTCGATGCAACTTTTTTTAATTTATTCTCTTTTTCTAAGAAATTAATAAAATCTAAAGTTAATTTTTCTGATTGTGTGTAACTGAGCTTTATATTTTTTTTCTCAAAATAACTTTTAATTGCGTACTGTAAATCACGCAAGAAGATATTGGAGTTTGTAAACAAAGGATATTTTTCTTTCATAAATCTGAAAAAGATATTTTGATTATTAATTAATTCTTCAAGATAATTCATATTACACCTTTTGATTAATAGTGATTTTATTTAATATATTTTATAAAAATTACCCTCGTCTATTAAGTGTTTTATTGAGAAAAGATGAAAATTGACAGAGACTAAATTATAATGTTTGGAAGAATAAAAAAATCATTCAACATATTATTATATCAACAATTTATTATATCAACAATTTTTATTAATTTCGAAAAATAATTTTTTAAAATTTTTGTTTTATGATGCATAGAATACGTATGAAAGCAAGATAAGTTTTAGATACAGATAGAAAAAGAGAATTAAATTAAATAGTCATGTTAAATAAGTAATGGAGAAAAAATGGTCAACAGTCTATTTTGGATTGCTCCTGCGTCATCATTATTAGCTCTATTTTTTGCCTGGTTTTTCTTCAAACAAATGATGAAGGAAAGCGAAGGCACAGAAAAAATGGCAAGCATAGCATTGTATGTTCGTAAAGGAGCTATGGCTTACCTTAAACAACAATATAAAGTTGTTGGTATGTTCTTTATTGTTATCATGGTAATTTTCTTGATACTTGCTTATGGTTTTAATGTCCAGAATCCATGGGTACCATTTGCATTTATTACTGGTGGTTTCTTTTCTGGTTTGTCTGGATTTTTCGGTATGAAGACAGCAACTTATGCTTCAGCCAGAACTGCCAATGCAGCCAGAGAATCTTTGAACAAAGGTTTGAGAATTGCATTTCGAAGTGGTGCTGTAATGGGATTGGTTGTAGTTGGACTTGGTTTACTTGATATTTCAATTTGGTTTACGATTTTAAATACTGTTTATCCTCACGCTACAGATGCTCATAATCTTGTCGTTGTTACTACTACAATGTTAACATTTGGAATGGGAGCATCGACTCAAGCATTATTTGCAAGGGTAGGGGGTGGTATCTTTACAAAAGCCGCAGACGTTGGTGCAGATTTGGTCGGTAAAGTTGAAGCTGGAATTCCAGAAGATGACCCTCGAAATCCAGCTACGATTGCAGATAATGTTGGAGATAATGTTGGTGATGTTGCTGGTATGGGTGCAGATTTATATGAATCTTATTGCGGTTCAATTTTAGCTACTGCTGCTTTAGGTGCTTCTGCTTTTATTAATGCTCCTGAATTACAAATGAGAGCAGTTCTGGCTCCAATGCTTGTTGCTGCTGTTGGAATTGTTCTTTCCATCGTTGGTATTTTTATGGTAAGAACTAAAGAAGATGCAACTCAAAAAGATTTGCTTGCATCTTTATCAAGGGGAATAAATATCAGTTCTGTTTTAATTATAATTTTCTCTTTATTAATTGTTTATTTGCTTGGATTTGATAATGCTCTGGGTATTTGGGGTTCGATTGTTACAGGACTTGTAACTGGTATCATAATAGGAAAGTCAACCGAATATTACACTTCACATTCATATAAACCAACTCAAAGAATTGCAGATAGTTCACAAACAGGTCCAGCAACTGTTATTATTTCTGGTTTAAGTGTTGGGATGATGTCTACTGCAATACCTGTTATTTCCGTAGCAATTGGGATTATTCTTGCATTCTTATTTGCTACAAATTTTGATTTAACAAATATAAATATGGGATTATATGGAATTGGTATTGCTGCTGTTGGAATGCTTTCTACTTTAGGAATTACTCTTGCAACAGATGCTTATGGACCAATTGCGGATAATGCAGGCGGTAACGCAGAAATGTGTGGTTTAGGAAAAGAAGTTCGTAAAAGAACAGATGCACTCGATTCATTAGGAAATACAACAGCTGCTACTGGAAAAGGATTTGCAATTGGCTCGGCAGCATTGACAGCCCTTGCACTTCTAGCTTCTTATGTTGAAGAAGTAAAAATAGCACTGGTCAGAGCTGGAAAAACTATTTTAGATTTTGGAAATGGTATAATTATAGAAACTCAAAAAGCAAGTATTATGGATTTTATGAATTACTACCAGATTAATTTAATGAATCCAAATGTTCTTGTTGGGGTTTTCATTGGTGCAATGATGGCATTTATGTTCTGTGGTTTAACTATGAGTGCTGTTGGTCGTGCTGCTGGAAAAATGGTTGATGAAGTTCGCAGACAGTTTAAAGAAATTCCTGGAATACTCGAAGGGAAAGCAGAACCAGATTATGCAAGTTGCGTTGCTATATCAACTCGTGGTGCTCAGAGAGAAATGGTTCTTCCATCTTTACTTGCAATTTTAGCTCCAATTATTACTGGAGTAATATTTGGTGTGGCTGGAGTGATGGGATTGTTAACAGGTGGCCTTGGTGCTGGATTTGTTCTTGCAATTTTCATGGCAAATTCAGGTGGTGCATGGGATAACGCCAAAAAATTTATTGAAGAAGGTAACTATGGTGGTAAAGGATCAAATCCTCATAAAGCTGCTGTAATTGGTGATACTGTTGGAGATCCTTTCAAAGATACATCAGGTCCAAGCTTGAATATTTTAATTAAGTTAATGAGCATGGTTGCTATCGTAATGGCTGGTGTTACAGTAGCATTCCATATTTTATAATATTTTATGTGAATTTTTATAGCCTGCTCAGTTTTAATTGAGCAGGCTTTTTTTATCTACTTTATATTTCTTGATTTATCTTTAATGTTAACCTAATTTTGTTTATCACATTCTTTCAATATTGGTGATTTGTGAATCCCATTAACAAAGCAATCGTAAGTGTTGTAAAAAATCTCCCCCAATCCATAGTTTTTATATTTGCAAAAAAATATATAGCAGGCGAGACACTTGAAGATGGAATACGTGTAGTAAGAGAATTGAATTCAAAAGGAATTCTGGCAACTATGGATGTTCTGGGCGAAGCCGTTACAAATAAAGAAGAATCTATTCAAGCAAAAAACGAGTGCTTAAAAGTTCTTGATGCAATTAATGAATTTAAATTGAATTCTAATCTGTCTGTAAAACCAACTCAAATGGGTTTGAATATCGATAAGGAATTTTGTTATCATCAATTTTCAGAAATTATTGAACATGCTTCAAAGTATAATAACTTTGTAAGAATCGATATGGAAGATTCTTCTACTACATATGCTACATTTGAACTTTATAGAAAACTGAAATCAAAATATGATAATGTTGGTGTGGTTATTCAAGCTTATCTTAAACGAATTATAAATGAGATTAGCAGGAATGATATGAAGGATACAAATTATAGATTATGCAAAGGAATTTATATTGAACCAGAAGAAATTGCATATCAAGATAGACAGGAAGTAAGAGAAAATTTTATACGAATTCTCAATTACCTTTTTGATAATGGTAATTATGTTGGTATTGCTACTCATGACGATTATTTAATTGAAAATGCTTACAAAATGATAAAAGAAAAAAATATATCAAAAGACAAATTTGAATTTCAGATGCTTTACGGTGTTAAAGAAAAGTTAAGAGACAAAATTAATGCAGATGGTTATAAGATTCGTGTTTATGTTCCATTTGGTAAACACTGGTATAACTATTCTATAAGAAGATTACAGGAAAATCCTCAAGTTGCATGGTATATAACAAAAAGTATTTTTTCGCATAACTAATGAATGTAATAGGTATAGAAACATCGTGTGATGAGACTTCTGTTGCTGTAATTTCAAATGGTAAATTAACATCCAATTTAATTTCCTCACAGCACTTTCATGTTGATTATGGTGGAGTAGTTCCCGAATTATCGAGTAGAGCACATCTACAGATTGTAGTACCATTACTTAAAAAAGCTCTCCACGA is a window from the Rosettibacter firmus genome containing:
- a CDS encoding superoxide dismutase — protein: MSKFELPALPYAFNALEPYIDARTMEIHHDKHHGAYVTNLNKAIEGTDLEGKTLEELFKNVSKLPVAVRNNGGGHYNHTMFWEIMGPNKGGEPTGALADAINGTFGSFEKFKEIFNNAAATRFGSGWAWLVLSDGKLVVTSTPNQDNPLMDVAEVKGFPVMGLDVWEHAYYLLYQNRRPEYIANWWNVVNWDAVAKRFAEATK
- the erpA gene encoding iron-sulfur cluster insertion protein ErpA; the encoded protein is MNEQINLATEIDLTEKAIKQLLKIKEENNIPDNYGLRVSVKGGGCSGFTYQLGFDDSEKPGDTIIEKNGLKILVDGKSLFYLTGTVIDFSDGLNGRGFVFNNPNAKKTCGCGESFGV
- a CDS encoding sodium-translocating pyrophosphatase, producing the protein MVNSLFWIAPASSLLALFFAWFFFKQMMKESEGTEKMASIALYVRKGAMAYLKQQYKVVGMFFIVIMVIFLILAYGFNVQNPWVPFAFITGGFFSGLSGFFGMKTATYASARTANAARESLNKGLRIAFRSGAVMGLVVVGLGLLDISIWFTILNTVYPHATDAHNLVVVTTTMLTFGMGASTQALFARVGGGIFTKAADVGADLVGKVEAGIPEDDPRNPATIADNVGDNVGDVAGMGADLYESYCGSILATAALGASAFINAPELQMRAVLAPMLVAAVGIVLSIVGIFMVRTKEDATQKDLLASLSRGINISSVLIIIFSLLIVYLLGFDNALGIWGSIVTGLVTGIIIGKSTEYYTSHSYKPTQRIADSSQTGPATVIISGLSVGMMSTAIPVISVAIGIILAFLFATNFDLTNINMGLYGIGIAAVGMLSTLGITLATDAYGPIADNAGGNAEMCGLGKEVRKRTDALDSLGNTTAATGKGFAIGSAALTALALLASYVEEVKIALVRAGKTILDFGNGIIIETQKASIMDFMNYYQINLMNPNVLVGVFIGAMMAFMFCGLTMSAVGRAAGKMVDEVRRQFKEIPGILEGKAEPDYASCVAISTRGAQREMVLPSLLAILAPIITGVIFGVAGVMGLLTGGLGAGFVLAIFMANSGGAWDNAKKFIEEGNYGGKGSNPHKAAVIGDTVGDPFKDTSGPSLNILIKLMSMVAIVMAGVTVAFHIL
- a CDS encoding proline dehydrogenase family protein, yielding MNPINKAIVSVVKNLPQSIVFIFAKKYIAGETLEDGIRVVRELNSKGILATMDVLGEAVTNKEESIQAKNECLKVLDAINEFKLNSNLSVKPTQMGLNIDKEFCYHQFSEIIEHASKYNNFVRIDMEDSSTTYATFELYRKLKSKYDNVGVVIQAYLKRIINEISRNDMKDTNYRLCKGIYIEPEEIAYQDRQEVRENFIRILNYLFDNGNYVGIATHDDYLIENAYKMIKEKNISKDKFEFQMLYGVKEKLRDKINADGYKIRVYVPFGKHWYNYSIRRLQENPQVAWYITKSIFSHN